A window from Shewanella livingstonensis encodes these proteins:
- the flgE gene encoding flagellar hook protein FlgE, producing the protein MSFNIALSGIAAAQKDLNTTANNIANVNTIGFKESRAEFADVYANSIFSNSKTAVGGGATTTQVAQQFHQGSLQFTSNSLDMAISGGGFFVTSSELGSQDQSYTRAGAFKVDSANYMVDSAGNFLQGFPVDEDGNSTSVSLTTTQPIKIPDTAGSPVQTKNVGLQMNLNVSETALDPANFNPADSDTFNNSTSVTIYDSLGESHIMTTYFIKPTNGSFTGESNWVAFYAVDGDPVDVASGAGTYNTDSDGDGAGGGAGDVAGTASAANPSGVGTWSGAVLKFNSVGAYTGSDPATITTEALGAGGAGALGPGADGTQALTIKFNSPTQYSSPFEVTELTQDGITVGRLTNVGIGSDGLITASYSNGSTVPLSRVALVRFANEQGLTQVGNTSWKASLDSGAALAGEANSGTFGSIRSSALEQSNVDLTTELVDLISAQRNFQANSRTLEVNNTLNQTILQIR; encoded by the coding sequence ATGTCATTTAACATTGCACTGAGTGGTATTGCTGCCGCGCAAAAAGACTTAAATACAACGGCGAATAACATCGCTAACGTCAATACTATTGGTTTTAAAGAGTCGCGAGCAGAATTTGCCGACGTATATGCCAATTCTATTTTTTCTAACAGTAAAACCGCTGTGGGTGGTGGTGCAACTACCACACAGGTTGCACAGCAGTTTCATCAAGGTAGCTTACAATTTACCAGCAACTCGTTGGATATGGCGATCAGTGGTGGTGGCTTCTTTGTTACCTCATCAGAACTAGGCTCTCAAGATCAGTCATACACCCGTGCTGGTGCGTTTAAAGTTGACTCAGCCAATTATATGGTCGACTCAGCAGGTAATTTTTTACAAGGTTTCCCAGTGGATGAAGATGGTAACTCGACTTCTGTGAGTTTAACCACCACTCAGCCGATTAAAATTCCAGACACGGCCGGTAGCCCTGTGCAAACTAAAAATGTTGGTTTGCAGATGAATCTTAATGTCAGTGAAACAGCATTAGACCCAGCTAATTTTAACCCTGCAGATTCCGACACCTTTAATAATTCCACCTCAGTGACGATTTATGATTCATTAGGTGAATCGCACATTATGACCACTTATTTCATTAAACCGACCAATGGTTCATTTACAGGCGAAAGTAATTGGGTGGCATTTTATGCAGTTGATGGTGACCCTGTGGATGTAGCAAGTGGCGCTGGGACTTATAATACCGACAGTGATGGAGATGGTGCCGGTGGTGGTGCTGGTGATGTAGCTGGTACCGCATCAGCAGCCAACCCTAGTGGTGTTGGCACATGGTCAGGTGCGGTGCTTAAATTTAACTCTGTTGGTGCTTATACAGGCAGTGATCCAGCCACTATTACCACTGAAGCATTAGGTGCCGGAGGTGCTGGTGCTTTAGGCCCTGGAGCCGATGGTACTCAAGCCCTTACGATAAAATTTAATAGCCCAACTCAGTATTCATCTCCGTTTGAAGTGACCGAATTGACTCAAGATGGTATTACCGTGGGTCGATTAACCAATGTTGGTATTGGTTCCGATGGTTTAATTACCGCCAGTTACAGTAATGGCTCAACGGTTCCGTTATCGCGAGTGGCTTTAGTTCGTTTTGCTAATGAGCAAGGACTTACTCAGGTGGGTAACACCTCTTGGAAAGCCAGTTTAGATTCAGGAGCCGCATTAGCTGGAGAGGCCAATAGCGGTACATTTGGTAGTATTCGTTCATCTGCGCTTGAACAATCAAACGTTGATTTAACCACAGAGCTGGTTGATTTAATCTCGGCTCAGCGTAACTTCCAGGCTAACTCGCGTACGCTTGAAGTTAACAATACTTTGAACCAAACCATATTACAGATCCGCTAA
- the flgF gene encoding flagellar basal-body rod protein FlgF has product MDKFLYIAMSGAKQGMNALAVSANNLANANTDGFKADMVQARSMQAFGEGLPTRVFSMMESPGSNFNGGPIKTTGRDLDIAVKGDGWLAVQAADGSEAYTRAGSLKIDSTGLLLNSSNRPVMGASGPIVLPIPVEKIEISANGIISVRPQGATAEVIEEVARIKLVNPGNENLMRGEDGLFRLTAGGNAPNDPGVEIERGAVEGSNVNSVHEMVAMIDIQRQYEMQVKMMKNAEEIDRASTSLMRIS; this is encoded by the coding sequence ATGGACAAATTTCTTTATATTGCCATGAGTGGCGCAAAGCAAGGTATGAATGCCCTAGCAGTGAGTGCGAACAATCTTGCTAACGCCAATACTGATGGATTTAAAGCTGACATGGTCCAGGCCCGTTCAATGCAAGCATTTGGTGAAGGCTTGCCTACTCGGGTATTTTCGATGATGGAAAGCCCCGGCAGTAACTTTAATGGCGGTCCGATTAAAACCACCGGACGCGATCTTGATATTGCAGTTAAAGGCGATGGTTGGCTTGCAGTACAAGCCGCTGATGGTTCAGAAGCTTATACCCGTGCAGGTAGTTTAAAAATTGACAGTACTGGCTTGTTATTAAATAGCAGTAATCGCCCGGTAATGGGCGCTTCGGGTCCAATTGTGTTGCCTATCCCAGTTGAAAAAATAGAAATTTCGGCCAACGGTATTATTTCAGTACGCCCGCAAGGCGCTACCGCTGAAGTAATAGAAGAGGTTGCGCGGATTAAATTAGTTAATCCGGGCAACGAAAACCTAATGCGTGGTGAAGATGGTTTGTTCCGTCTAACTGCGGGTGGCAATGCGCCGAACGACCCTGGTGTTGAAATTGAACGTGGTGCGGTTGAAGGCAGTAACGTCAATTCAGTACATGAAATGGTCGCCATGATTGATATTCAACGTCAATACGAAATGCAAGTCAAAATGATGAAGAACGCTGAAGAGATTGATCGAGCGTCCACTTCCTTGATGAGAATTAGTTAG
- the flgG gene encoding flagellar basal-body rod protein FlgG gives MHPALWISKTGVDAQQTNIAVISNNVANASTVGFKKSRAVFEDLLYQTVNQAGGISSENSKLPNGLNIGAGTKVVATQKMFTQGNMLTTDNSLDLMIEGSGFFEVQMPDGTAAYTRNGQFSLDDTGQIVTPGSGYVVQPPITIPDDSTSITVSSSGEVSVQTPGTAASQVIGQLTMTDFINPAGLDPLGQNLYTETGASGTPIQGTASQDGLGSIRQGALETSNVNVTEELVNLIQGQRIYEMNSKVISAVDQMLSYINQNL, from the coding sequence ATGCATCCAGCGTTATGGATAAGTAAAACCGGTGTCGACGCCCAGCAAACTAACATTGCCGTTATTTCAAATAACGTGGCTAACGCCAGCACGGTGGGATTTAAAAAAAGCCGTGCAGTTTTTGAAGATTTACTCTATCAAACGGTAAATCAAGCCGGTGGTATTAGCTCAGAAAACAGCAAGTTACCTAATGGTTTAAACATTGGTGCGGGTACTAAAGTGGTTGCCACCCAAAAAATGTTTACCCAAGGCAACATGCTGACTACCGATAACTCATTAGATTTAATGATTGAAGGTTCGGGCTTTTTTGAAGTGCAAATGCCAGATGGCACCGCAGCCTACACGCGTAACGGCCAGTTCAGCTTAGATGATACCGGCCAAATCGTAACACCGGGTTCTGGTTATGTGGTGCAACCGCCTATTACCATTCCAGATGACTCCACCAGTATTACGGTATCGTCATCGGGTGAAGTGTCAGTGCAAACACCAGGTACAGCCGCCAGCCAGGTTATTGGCCAGTTAACCATGACCGATTTTATTAATCCGGCAGGTTTAGACCCACTAGGGCAAAACTTGTATACCGAAACAGGTGCAAGCGGTACGCCTATTCAAGGCACCGCGTCACAAGACGGTTTAGGTTCTATTCGCCAAGGGGCACTTGAAACCTCTAACGTCAATGTGACAGAAGAATTGGTCAACCTTATTCAAGGTCAACGCATTTACGAGATGAACTCTAAAGTTATCTCAGCCGTTGATCAAATGTTGTCTTATATTAATCAGAATCTCTAA
- the flgH gene encoding flagellar basal body L-ring protein FlgH, with amino-acid sequence MIKYIALASVVLLVGCSSTAKKPIADDPFYAPVYPDTVPTQVAPTGSIYLDSQASSLYSDIRAHRVGDIITVTLKESTQASKSANNEIKKGSDLSVQPVYAGGKNISISGVPIDLGYSDSMNTKRESDADQSNSLDGSISANIIQVLSNGNLVIRGEKWISINNGDEFIRVTGMIRSEDINPDNTIDSTRVANARIQYSGTGTFADSQKVGWLSSFFMSDWWPF; translated from the coding sequence ATGATTAAATACATTGCGTTAGCCTCAGTTGTGTTATTGGTTGGCTGTAGCTCAACCGCCAAAAAACCGATTGCTGATGATCCATTTTATGCGCCGGTATACCCAGATACAGTACCTACGCAAGTGGCGCCAACGGGATCTATTTATCTTGATAGCCAAGCATCAAGCTTGTATTCCGATATTCGTGCCCATCGCGTTGGCGACATTATTACCGTCACCTTAAAAGAGTCCACTCAAGCGTCAAAAAGCGCCAATAACGAAATCAAAAAAGGCTCCGATTTAAGCGTTCAGCCCGTTTATGCCGGCGGTAAAAATATTTCCATCAGTGGCGTGCCAATTGATTTGGGATATTCAGACAGCATGAATACCAAGCGTGAGTCTGATGCTGATCAATCTAACAGTTTAGATGGCAGTATTTCGGCCAATATTATCCAGGTGCTCAGTAACGGCAACCTGGTGATCCGCGGTGAAAAATGGATTTCTATTAACAACGGTGATGAGTTTATTCGTGTCACCGGCATGATCCGCAGTGAAGACATTAATCCCGACAACACCATAGATTCGACACGAGTGGCTAACGCTCGTATTCAGTATAGCGGTACCGGTACGTTTGCTGACTCCCAAAAAGTCGGTTGGCTGAGTTCATTCTTTATGAGTGACTGGTGGCCTTTTTAA